A region from the Acuticoccus sediminis genome encodes:
- the rpiA gene encoding ribose-5-phosphate isomerase RpiA, with the protein MSDAKRRVAEAAAELVEPGMRLGLGTGSTAALFIEALGRRVADGLDLPPAAATSRASEDAARRAGIAIIDMMGPDAPAELDLAIDGADEADPRLSLIKGGGASLLREKIVEALARRFVVIIDESKVVEQLGAFPLPVEIVPFGWASTAHLIRSRLGVEPQLREARGEVLKTDNGNFILDLPFGTIADPEATARTLAGIPGVVEHGLFIGMASEALVSDGQNVRRLTPA; encoded by the coding sequence ATGAGCGATGCGAAGCGGCGCGTAGCCGAAGCTGCGGCGGAACTTGTGGAGCCGGGCATGCGGCTCGGCCTCGGCACAGGATCGACGGCGGCGCTGTTTATCGAGGCGCTGGGGCGGCGCGTGGCGGACGGCCTCGATCTCCCTCCCGCGGCGGCGACCTCGCGCGCCTCGGAGGACGCCGCCCGGCGCGCCGGCATCGCCATCATCGACATGATGGGCCCCGACGCGCCTGCCGAGCTCGACCTCGCCATCGACGGGGCCGATGAGGCGGACCCCAGGCTGAGCCTCATCAAGGGCGGCGGCGCCTCGCTCCTGCGCGAGAAGATCGTGGAGGCGCTCGCCAGGCGCTTCGTCGTGATCATCGACGAATCGAAGGTGGTGGAGCAGCTCGGCGCCTTTCCGCTGCCGGTCGAGATCGTGCCGTTCGGCTGGGCCTCGACGGCCCACCTCATCCGGTCGCGCCTCGGCGTCGAGCCGCAGCTGCGCGAGGCCCGCGGCGAGGTGCTGAAGACCGACAACGGCAACTTCATCCTCGACCTCCCCTTCGGGACCATCGCCGACCCGGAGGCGACCGCGCGCACCCTCGCCGGCATCCCCGGAGTGGTGGAGCATGGGCTCTTCATCGGGATGGCGAGCGAGGCGCTCGTCTCCGACGGACAGAACGTGAGGCGGCTGACCCCAGCCTGA
- a CDS encoding glycosyltransferase codes for MKLPFMMRWSTITGLARHPQSVVWHVQWTMNSKRFMAERADIIRHFDNQFYLDTYPELRNMVFGPARHYILKGWKEGRDPSELFSTRDYLETYGDVAEARINPYRHWLTHGRNEGRTASVSRARRVALQQPDQALLVPRLKADSDWDDLPARVIDPPTAHAVNVVIPVYKSLEHVSATIWSVLAAENETPCECLVIDDCSPQPEVSAFLRMLEEKGLIRLLVNEENLGFVGTVNRGMAHNEHRDVVLLNADTYVHDGWLDRLMEPLRDDPRIATVTPLSNNATIASYPMSVVDNSYELEVDSATLDRLAREANGKTIVDVPTGIGFCMAVRRSAIHSLGLFDAETFGLGYGEECDFCMRAIKDGWRNVMATGIYVRHFGSASFGPTQSTRSEKAQELLAQKHPEYAGRIARHVSADPLLPSRILFDIARLREALGPISIVFFTHTRGGGIETYLRNTYYAMVAAGQKAVADRAIVVQTQVQGFVRISAFNEQALPYLPNLEELNIERHNALLDRIIEVLDPELIHMNTFAGLSSEAIGQLMTTLMRSGKPYWHVWHDHQPLCPRLTFLDAEDRYCGETDASRCVSCLASSSTAFEWVRIDDWRARFRDYLSHADMVSAPSEAAALRARRLTDVSKVKIHPHPEPDLDEAEPLEKPSRGDGVRRIVILGAIGPHKGAYLLHAMIKDIEHRDLPIHIDVVGYTAVKEIKTGRKVTVHGRYAGEAEAIRLIRNIQPDLALFSSIWPETYVFTLSVPMALHLPTAALNLGAQGERVKDYPRGTVLDAYLRDDPVALNDALLALDMDALWAPDVPERHGNPSALADWFRAREPRLLSSRDHRDRTAAARCEGSDEQSERPIRAML; via the coding sequence TTGAAACTACCGTTCATGATGCGTTGGTCCACGATCACCGGACTGGCGCGCCATCCCCAGTCGGTCGTCTGGCACGTCCAGTGGACCATGAACTCGAAGCGGTTCATGGCCGAGCGCGCCGACATCATCCGCCACTTCGACAACCAGTTCTATCTCGACACGTACCCCGAGCTGCGCAACATGGTCTTCGGACCGGCGCGGCACTACATCCTGAAGGGATGGAAGGAGGGGCGCGACCCGTCCGAACTGTTCTCGACGCGCGACTATCTCGAGACGTACGGCGACGTCGCCGAGGCCCGCATCAACCCCTACCGGCACTGGCTGACCCACGGCCGCAACGAAGGCCGCACGGCGTCGGTCTCCCGCGCCCGCCGCGTCGCGCTGCAGCAGCCGGACCAGGCGCTCCTCGTCCCGCGGCTCAAGGCCGACAGCGACTGGGACGACCTCCCCGCCCGCGTCATCGACCCGCCGACGGCCCACGCCGTCAACGTCGTCATCCCGGTCTACAAAAGTCTGGAGCACGTCTCGGCGACCATCTGGTCGGTGCTCGCCGCCGAGAACGAGACGCCGTGCGAGTGCCTCGTCATCGACGACTGCTCGCCGCAGCCCGAAGTCAGCGCCTTCCTCCGGATGCTGGAGGAGAAGGGCCTCATCCGCCTCCTCGTCAACGAGGAGAACCTCGGCTTCGTGGGCACCGTGAACCGCGGCATGGCCCACAACGAGCACCGCGACGTGGTGCTCCTCAATGCCGATACCTACGTCCACGACGGCTGGCTCGACCGGCTGATGGAGCCGCTGCGCGACGACCCGCGCATCGCGACCGTGACGCCGCTCTCCAACAACGCCACCATCGCCAGCTATCCGATGAGCGTGGTCGACAACTCCTACGAGCTGGAGGTCGATTCGGCGACGCTCGACCGCCTCGCCCGGGAGGCGAACGGCAAGACCATCGTCGACGTGCCGACCGGCATCGGCTTCTGCATGGCGGTCCGCCGCAGCGCCATCCACAGCCTCGGCCTGTTCGACGCGGAGACCTTCGGCCTCGGCTACGGCGAGGAATGCGACTTCTGCATGCGCGCCATCAAGGACGGCTGGCGCAACGTCATGGCGACGGGCATCTACGTGCGCCACTTCGGCTCCGCCTCGTTCGGGCCGACGCAGTCCACCCGCTCGGAAAAGGCGCAGGAGCTGCTGGCCCAGAAGCACCCCGAGTATGCCGGCCGCATCGCGCGGCACGTCTCGGCCGACCCGCTGCTCCCCTCCCGGATCCTGTTCGACATCGCGCGCCTGCGCGAGGCGCTGGGCCCGATCTCGATCGTCTTCTTCACCCACACCCGGGGCGGCGGCATCGAGACCTACCTGCGCAACACCTACTACGCGATGGTCGCAGCCGGGCAGAAGGCCGTCGCCGACCGCGCGATCGTGGTGCAGACGCAGGTGCAGGGCTTCGTGCGCATTTCCGCCTTCAACGAGCAGGCGCTGCCGTATCTTCCCAACCTCGAGGAACTGAACATCGAGCGCCACAACGCGCTGCTCGACCGGATCATCGAGGTGCTCGACCCCGAGCTCATCCACATGAACACCTTCGCGGGCCTGTCGTCTGAGGCGATCGGCCAGCTGATGACGACGCTCATGCGCTCGGGCAAGCCCTACTGGCATGTCTGGCACGACCATCAGCCGCTCTGCCCGCGCCTCACCTTCCTCGACGCCGAGGACCGTTATTGCGGCGAGACCGACGCCTCGCGCTGCGTCTCCTGCCTCGCCTCGTCCAGCACCGCGTTCGAGTGGGTGCGGATCGACGACTGGCGCGCCCGGTTCCGCGACTACCTGTCCCATGCCGACATGGTGAGCGCCCCGTCCGAGGCGGCAGCCCTGCGCGCGCGGCGCCTCACCGACGTCTCCAAGGTGAAGATCCATCCCCATCCGGAGCCGGACCTCGACGAGGCCGAGCCGCTCGAGAAGCCGTCGCGTGGTGACGGTGTGCGGCGCATCGTCATTTTGGGCGCCATCGGCCCGCACAAGGGCGCCTACCTGCTCCACGCGATGATCAAGGACATCGAGCACCGCGACCTGCCGATCCACATCGACGTGGTCGGCTACACGGCGGTGAAGGAGATCAAGACCGGCAGGAAGGTCACCGTCCACGGCCGCTATGCCGGTGAGGCCGAGGCGATCCGGCTGATTCGCAACATCCAGCCCGACCTCGCGCTCTTCTCCTCGATCTGGCCGGAGACGTACGTGTTCACCCTGTCGGTGCCGATGGCGCTGCATCTGCCGACGGCTGCGCTGAACCTCGGCGCGCAGGGAGAGCGGGTGAAGGACTATCCGCGCGGGACGGTGCTGGACGCCTACCTGCGCGATGATCCCGTCGCGCTCAACGACGCGCTGCTCGCCCTCGACATGGACGCCCTATGGGCGCCGGACGTGCCGGAGCGCCACGGCAACCCGAGCGCCCTGGCGGACTGGTTCAGGGCGCGGGAGCCGCGGCTTCTGTCTTCTCGAGATCATCGAGATCGAACAGCGGCAGCTCGCTGCGAAGGAAGCGACGAACAATCAGAGCGTCCGATTCGCGCGATGCTTTGA
- a CDS encoding LysR family transcriptional regulator, with protein MEIKQLRYFKRVADAGSVSRAAAALSVAQPAVSRQIANLEEALGTPLFFRNGRGVKLTEAGKQLYAHTSEILEAVRHAEQNVRDTVGVAKGTLLIGSTPTVIRYLAPPLLRRVARTHPELDLEFTEGFSGYVNEWLSNGLLDVAILHDATRTQHFLTEPLLREELVFVSAAASSDRELGPITLGEIATCRLVLPRRSHGLRLLVERTAAQAHTALSVAAEVDSVEAIKAMVRKDNVATILPRGAVSPDDHLLVRSLRDPSLSRTLILATSSQRPVSQTTRAVIHELKSVVRELVDEELWPGAERYSERPPIYTPKGAVAAGVDRPLAEPPQRLV; from the coding sequence ATGGAAATCAAGCAACTTCGCTATTTCAAGCGTGTCGCCGACGCGGGCAGCGTCTCGCGCGCGGCCGCCGCACTTTCGGTGGCACAACCCGCCGTCAGCCGACAGATCGCCAACCTCGAGGAGGCGCTCGGCACGCCGCTCTTCTTCCGCAACGGGCGGGGCGTGAAGCTCACCGAGGCCGGCAAGCAGCTCTACGCCCACACCAGCGAGATCCTGGAGGCGGTGCGCCATGCCGAGCAGAACGTGCGCGACACGGTGGGCGTCGCCAAGGGAACGCTCCTCATCGGCTCCACCCCGACGGTGATCCGCTATCTTGCGCCGCCGCTGCTGCGCCGCGTCGCACGGACGCACCCCGAGCTCGACCTCGAGTTCACGGAGGGATTCTCCGGCTACGTGAACGAGTGGCTCTCCAACGGCCTGCTGGACGTCGCGATCCTCCACGACGCGACCCGCACGCAGCACTTCCTGACCGAGCCGCTGCTGCGCGAGGAGCTGGTCTTCGTCTCGGCCGCCGCCAGCTCCGACCGCGAACTGGGGCCCATCACGCTCGGCGAGATCGCGACCTGCCGGCTCGTGCTGCCGCGCCGCAGCCATGGCCTGCGCCTCCTCGTGGAGCGCACGGCGGCGCAGGCGCACACCGCGCTCTCGGTAGCCGCCGAGGTCGATTCGGTGGAGGCCATCAAGGCGATGGTCCGCAAGGACAACGTCGCGACGATCCTGCCCCGCGGCGCCGTGTCGCCCGACGATCACCTACTTGTGCGCAGCCTGAGGGACCCGTCCCTGTCGCGCACCCTGATCCTCGCCACCTCCTCCCAGCGCCCGGTGTCGCAGACGACGCGCGCCGTCATCCACGAGTTGAAGTCCGTGGTACGGGAGCTGGTGGACGAGGAATTGTGGCCGGGAGCCGAGAGATACAGCGAGCGACCGCCGATCTACACCCCTAAGGGTGCTGTGGCCGCCGGGGTCGACCGCCCACTCGCGGAGCCGCCGCAGCGCCTCGTATGA
- a CDS encoding S49 family peptidase — MRFWPRSKKPVVPVVRLHGVIGQGTSLRPGLSLAGVESALDKAFAMRGPAVALVINSPGGSPVQSSLIVQRIRALAEKHEKPTIAFVEDVAASGGYWLACAADEIIADASSIVGSIGVVTATFGFPELLSRIGVERRVYTIGENKAILDPFKPQRDADVAILHAVQSDVHEAFVAAIKDRRGDRLGDDPDLFTGRFWSGHAAVGLGLVDGLGEIRTTLKSRFGEKIRIKSVSTSRPSLLRRLGLASAPSADSLVGAAYQHMLWDRYGA; from the coding sequence ATGCGCTTTTGGCCCCGCTCGAAGAAACCCGTCGTCCCGGTCGTGCGCCTCCACGGCGTCATCGGGCAGGGAACCTCGCTCCGGCCCGGCCTCTCCCTCGCCGGGGTGGAGAGCGCGCTCGACAAGGCCTTCGCGATGAGGGGACCGGCCGTGGCGCTCGTGATCAATTCGCCGGGCGGCTCGCCGGTGCAGTCCTCGCTGATCGTCCAGCGCATCCGGGCGCTCGCCGAGAAGCACGAGAAGCCGACCATCGCCTTCGTGGAGGACGTCGCGGCCTCCGGCGGCTACTGGCTGGCCTGCGCGGCGGACGAGATCATCGCCGACGCCAGCTCCATCGTCGGCTCCATCGGCGTGGTGACGGCGACGTTCGGGTTTCCGGAGCTGCTGTCCCGGATCGGCGTGGAGCGGCGCGTCTACACGATCGGCGAGAACAAGGCGATCCTGGACCCCTTCAAGCCGCAGCGTGACGCGGACGTCGCAATCCTCCACGCGGTTCAGAGCGACGTGCACGAGGCCTTCGTCGCCGCCATCAAGGACCGGCGGGGCGACCGGCTCGGTGACGACCCTGACCTTTTCACCGGTCGCTTCTGGTCGGGTCATGCGGCGGTGGGTCTCGGCCTCGTCGACGGGCTAGGCGAGATCCGCACCACGCTCAAGTCACGCTTCGGCGAGAAGATCCGCATCAAGTCGGTGTCGACGTCCCGCCCGTCCCTGCTGCGGCGGCTGGGGCTCGCGTCCGCGCCGAGCGCCGATTCGCTGGTCGGCGCCGCCTACCAGCACATGCTGTGGGACCGCTACGGCGCCTGA
- a CDS encoding FIST signal transduction protein, with translation MRIEINVSPAGEAAGAVSGQKLDPEPDFLAAYFTEGHDAHEVAKALGRLKPRALHGGTSCRGVMSAAGMSADGPALGTFAVYDRAGDYGTSLVAKGSDARASARRAIAEALSHAGRRGEMPDLVWLTSSPGDEEAIIHGIQDEVGPHVPIIGGSAADDTLAGRWRVISAAGALTDGIVVSVLFPSRPLASVFHSGYAPTGERARATATDGRRVLALDGRPAADVYAEWTSNPALAARGGVPCSILGEAALTPFGRSIGHVADVPYYLLAHPTAVHPDGSIELFATVAPGEELVMMRGSLDSLAGRARRVARQSLELARQREAPAGALVVYSGGCMMAVSHRMDEVAAGVSAALGGAPFLGIFTFGEQGRVSDGSNRHGNLMISCVSFGV, from the coding sequence ATGCGCATCGAGATCAACGTCTCCCCGGCCGGCGAAGCGGCCGGCGCGGTGTCCGGGCAGAAGCTGGACCCGGAGCCGGACTTTCTGGCCGCCTATTTCACGGAGGGCCACGACGCTCACGAGGTGGCGAAGGCGCTCGGCCGCCTGAAACCGCGCGCGCTCCACGGCGGGACATCGTGCCGCGGCGTGATGAGCGCGGCGGGAATGAGCGCGGACGGCCCGGCGCTCGGCACCTTCGCTGTCTACGACCGCGCGGGCGACTACGGGACGAGCCTTGTCGCCAAGGGGAGCGACGCGCGCGCGAGCGCCCGCCGCGCGATCGCCGAGGCGCTGTCCCACGCCGGGCGGCGCGGGGAGATGCCGGACCTCGTCTGGCTGACATCCTCGCCCGGCGACGAGGAGGCGATCATCCACGGCATCCAGGACGAGGTCGGCCCGCATGTCCCGATCATCGGCGGGAGCGCGGCCGACGACACCCTCGCCGGCCGCTGGCGCGTCATCTCCGCCGCCGGCGCTCTGACGGACGGGATCGTGGTGTCGGTGCTGTTTCCGTCCCGTCCGCTGGCGTCGGTGTTCCACTCCGGCTACGCGCCGACCGGGGAGCGGGCGCGCGCGACGGCGACGGACGGGCGCCGCGTCCTCGCGCTCGACGGGCGTCCGGCGGCGGACGTCTACGCGGAATGGACCTCCAATCCGGCGCTGGCGGCTCGGGGCGGCGTTCCGTGCAGCATCCTCGGCGAGGCGGCGCTGACGCCATTCGGCCGCAGCATCGGCCACGTGGCGGACGTTCCCTACTACCTCCTCGCGCACCCGACCGCGGTGCATCCGGACGGCTCGATCGAGCTCTTCGCCACCGTCGCTCCGGGGGAGGAGCTCGTCATGATGCGCGGCTCGCTGGACAGCCTCGCCGGCCGGGCGCGGCGGGTGGCCCGGCAGTCGCTGGAGCTCGCGCGGCAGCGCGAGGCGCCGGCGGGGGCGCTGGTGGTCTACTCCGGCGGCTGCATGATGGCGGTGTCGCACCGGATGGACGAGGTCGCGGCCGGCGTCAGCGCCGCGCTCGGCGGCGCGCCCTTCCTCGGCATCTTCACCTTCGGCGAGCAGGGCCGCGTCAGCGACGGCAGCAACCGCCATGGCAACCTGATGATCTCCTGCGTCAGCTTCGGCGTCTGA
- a CDS encoding PAS domain-containing protein translates to MTDDEALREALLEINHLRAREAAALREANALLRGVQRMNTAPTPGRALVELLHSIAATMACDCVAVVHDRSGDAIFHPVVGGDLGRALARAGAQFTRTSRLVLDLALTTWWNASVGPYRSLALVPIVVSGEAAAIACFSMTPGSFTRGDIALLNRLSELAAQALSTHDLAERNALLAAVIDGAPIAVSIADTSRPGSPVIYVNDAHCRMTGTPRSDVIGKSCEAISQGLDGTPDRERLRAAIAARAIGRFETVSVRHDGTRFDSDLTVYPVALQGRRSYLVASQMDTTERRAAERERDQVRHRMIAALSEASEGFLILDADGTVVLANPSWRSLFAGAPCGWQEGRRFVDIWAERLLVSGVGHKEAASQAEARLAAMRSGRRDHEETLPDGRVVLLSETSFGGSQCVSVATDVTRLQASRRELALRAAAIEAAQDGIAIIDEGGRYLYMNSAHLDMFGYAAHEVIGHSWTGLYAEDVVDRLRQTVLPALARGGSWRGELIGRHKSGGPVEQEVSLTMLSGSGLVCLTRDIGMRKRQDAENMRLREQLNAAQRQEAIGVIAAGVAHDFNNVIAAISGSALLLAENEEIAERDRAHARRILKASERAGNLVGRLLDFGKRRACARRIDATAVLAEASDLIAASATGRIDVQLDLPDETVPIVIDGTDLLQVVLNFVINARDAIEGGRGSIAVELMAEADPGGFGDIIIGRLGAGPYAAVSVTDTGSGIARDRFRAIFDPYVSTKGKDGTGLGLAVVAELARDANGLIAMTSTLGEGTRFTLLLPRADAPRSRPCEREPAVPSTDLTLSGRLLLVVDDDPDAGETTAAMLERLGAEVAQCCDPEDALEAVRDDPGAWDALVTDYEMPKLDGHSLAASVHALRPDLPCVCVTGRRDVSVAGTPFAAVLTKPVGSTELAAAIVAAVMRKEKVLQ, encoded by the coding sequence ATGACCGACGACGAAGCGCTGCGCGAGGCGCTTCTCGAGATCAACCACCTGCGCGCCCGCGAGGCAGCCGCCTTGCGGGAGGCGAACGCGCTCCTGCGCGGCGTCCAGCGGATGAACACCGCCCCGACGCCCGGGAGGGCGCTGGTGGAGCTGCTGCACTCGATCGCTGCCACCATGGCATGCGACTGCGTGGCCGTCGTCCACGACCGCAGCGGCGACGCGATCTTCCACCCGGTCGTCGGCGGCGACCTCGGCCGCGCACTGGCGCGTGCGGGGGCGCAGTTCACAAGGACGTCGCGCCTCGTCCTCGACCTCGCCCTCACCACCTGGTGGAACGCCTCGGTCGGCCCCTACCGCAGCCTCGCGCTGGTACCGATCGTCGTCTCGGGCGAGGCGGCGGCCATCGCCTGCTTCTCGATGACGCCGGGCAGCTTCACCAGAGGCGACATCGCGCTCCTCAACCGGCTCAGCGAGCTCGCCGCGCAGGCGCTGTCGACCCACGACCTCGCCGAGCGCAACGCGCTCCTCGCCGCGGTGATCGACGGTGCGCCGATCGCGGTCAGCATCGCCGACACCTCCCGTCCCGGCAGCCCGGTCATCTACGTCAACGACGCCCACTGCCGGATGACGGGCACCCCGCGCTCGGACGTGATCGGCAAGTCGTGCGAGGCGATCTCGCAGGGGCTCGATGGCACGCCCGACCGGGAGCGGCTGCGCGCCGCGATCGCCGCGCGGGCGATCGGGCGCTTCGAGACCGTCAGCGTGCGGCATGACGGGACGCGCTTCGACAGCGACCTCACCGTCTACCCTGTGGCGCTGCAGGGGCGGCGCAGCTACCTCGTCGCCAGCCAGATGGACACCACCGAACGCCGCGCCGCCGAACGCGAACGCGACCAGGTGCGGCACCGAATGATCGCGGCGCTGTCGGAAGCATCGGAGGGCTTCCTCATCCTGGACGCCGACGGGACGGTCGTGCTCGCCAACCCGTCGTGGCGCTCGCTGTTCGCGGGCGCCCCGTGCGGCTGGCAGGAGGGCCGGCGCTTCGTCGACATCTGGGCCGAGCGGCTGCTCGTCTCCGGCGTCGGGCACAAGGAGGCCGCGAGCCAAGCCGAGGCGCGGCTCGCGGCGATGCGGAGCGGGCGGCGCGACCACGAGGAGACGCTGCCGGACGGGCGCGTCGTCCTCCTCTCGGAGACCTCGTTCGGGGGCAGCCAGTGCGTCTCCGTCGCGACGGACGTCACGCGCCTTCAGGCCTCCCGGCGGGAGCTGGCGCTGCGGGCGGCGGCGATCGAGGCGGCGCAGGACGGCATCGCGATCATCGACGAGGGCGGGCGCTACCTCTACATGAACTCGGCCCATCTCGACATGTTCGGCTACGCCGCGCACGAGGTGATTGGCCACTCCTGGACCGGTCTCTACGCAGAGGACGTCGTCGACCGGCTGCGCCAGACGGTGCTGCCGGCGCTGGCGCGCGGCGGAAGCTGGCGCGGCGAGCTGATCGGCCGGCACAAGTCGGGCGGCCCGGTCGAGCAGGAGGTGTCGCTCACCATGCTGAGCGGATCCGGCCTCGTCTGCCTCACCCGCGACATCGGCATGCGCAAGCGGCAGGACGCGGAGAACATGCGCCTGCGCGAGCAGCTCAACGCGGCCCAGCGGCAGGAGGCGATCGGCGTCATCGCCGCCGGCGTCGCGCACGACTTCAACAACGTCATCGCCGCGATCAGCGGCTCGGCCCTGCTGCTTGCCGAGAACGAGGAGATCGCCGAGCGCGACCGGGCGCACGCGAGGCGGATCCTCAAGGCGAGCGAGCGGGCGGGCAACCTCGTCGGGCGGCTGCTCGACTTCGGCAAGCGGCGCGCCTGCGCCAGGCGGATCGACGCCACCGCCGTGCTGGCGGAGGCGTCGGACCTCATCGCCGCGTCGGCCACCGGGCGCATCGACGTGCAGCTCGACCTGCCCGACGAGACGGTTCCCATCGTCATCGACGGGACGGACCTTCTGCAGGTCGTGCTCAACTTCGTCATCAACGCGCGCGACGCGATCGAGGGGGGGCGCGGGTCGATCGCGGTGGAGCTGATGGCGGAGGCCGATCCGGGCGGCTTCGGCGACATCATCATCGGCCGCCTCGGCGCCGGCCCCTACGCGGCCGTGAGCGTGACCGACACCGGCTCGGGGATCGCCCGCGACCGCTTCCGCGCGATCTTCGATCCGTACGTCTCGACGAAGGGCAAGGACGGGACCGGGCTCGGCCTCGCGGTCGTGGCCGAGCTGGCGCGCGACGCGAACGGGCTGATCGCCATGACGTCCACGCTCGGCGAGGGGACGCGCTTCACCCTCCTGCTGCCGCGTGCCGACGCACCGCGGTCCCGGCCGTGCGAGCGCGAGCCGGCGGTGCCGTCGACGGACCTCACGCTGTCCGGCCGCCTGCTGCTGGTCGTCGACGACGATCCCGACGCGGGGGAGACAACGGCGGCCATGCTGGAACGTCTCGGCGCCGAGGTCGCCCAGTGCTGCGATCCGGAGGACGCGCTGGAGGCCGTGCGGGACGATCCCGGCGCCTGGGACGCGCTGGTGACGGACTACGAGATGCCGAAGCTCGACGGGCATTCCCTCGCGGCATCGGTCCACGCCCTGAGGCCCGACCTGCCGTGCGTGTGCGTCACCGGGCGGCGCGACGTTTCCGTCGCCGGTACGCCGTTCGCCGCGGTGCTCACCAAGCCGGTCGGTTCGACCGAACTCGCGGCCGCCATCGTCGCCGCCGTCATGCGAAAGGAAAAGGTGCTGCAATGA
- a CDS encoding response regulator transcription factor has product MKVLVADDHELVRDMLAAFLEREGDFDLTTCSDYGSAAEAIRGQGPFDLVLLDYQMPGMRGLDSLAEAMSLNAPLPVALMSGTADKRIAECALKAGAAGFVPKSMPARSLVHAVRFMLAGEQYAPIAFMTAPEVEDAAHPLAQKLSPRELEVLEGLCNGQANKEIARDLGLAEVTVKLHVRTLGRKLGARNRTHAAMIAKEAGMF; this is encoded by the coding sequence ATGAAGGTGCTCGTCGCCGACGATCACGAGCTCGTCCGGGACATGCTGGCCGCGTTCCTGGAGCGGGAGGGGGACTTCGACCTCACCACCTGTTCCGACTACGGGAGCGCGGCGGAGGCGATCCGGGGACAGGGGCCGTTCGATCTGGTGCTGCTCGACTATCAGATGCCCGGGATGCGCGGGCTCGACAGCCTGGCCGAGGCGATGTCCCTCAACGCTCCGCTCCCGGTGGCGCTGATGTCCGGCACCGCCGACAAGCGCATCGCCGAGTGCGCCCTAAAGGCGGGCGCGGCGGGGTTCGTGCCGAAGTCGATGCCGGCAAGGTCGCTGGTCCATGCGGTGCGCTTCATGCTGGCGGGGGAGCAATATGCGCCGATCGCCTTCATGACCGCGCCCGAGGTGGAGGACGCCGCCCATCCGCTGGCCCAAAAGCTGTCGCCGCGCGAGCTCGAGGTGCTGGAGGGGCTCTGCAACGGCCAGGCGAACAAGGAGATCGCCCGCGACCTCGGCCTCGCCGAAGTCACCGTGAAGCTCCATGTGCGCACCCTCGGCCGCAAGCTCGGCGCCCGCAACCGCACCCACGCGGCGATGATCGCCAAGGAGGCGGGGATGTTCTAG
- a CDS encoding adenosylcobinamide-GDP ribazoletransferase yields the protein MIPWHPALLTVIGFYSRLPVPVAGGMTLARCVWLLPAAAVAIALPAALAGWGADWLGLSALAAAFVATLVLAIVTGALHEDGLADCADGFWGGATITRRLEIMRDSRIGTYGVLALVGAVGLKAALLADLVAALGGWAFVVFVAAAVAARAVALFPWVGLPNARAGGLAAAAGRPTGKDFRIAVLMALGITVVLTVWISPLGTIIAAVAAAASAMGVATIADRKIGGHTGDVIGAAVVLADLSYLAGFTISVG from the coding sequence ATGATCCCCTGGCACCCGGCGCTGCTGACGGTCATCGGCTTCTACTCCCGCCTTCCGGTACCCGTCGCCGGCGGCATGACGCTGGCACGGTGCGTGTGGCTGCTGCCGGCGGCCGCCGTCGCCATCGCACTCCCCGCCGCGCTCGCCGGATGGGGCGCCGACTGGCTCGGCCTTTCGGCGCTGGCGGCGGCGTTCGTCGCCACGCTCGTCCTCGCAATCGTGACCGGCGCACTGCACGAGGACGGTCTCGCCGACTGTGCGGACGGCTTCTGGGGCGGCGCGACGATCACGCGCCGGCTGGAGATCATGCGCGACAGCCGGATCGGGACCTACGGCGTCCTGGCGCTGGTCGGGGCGGTCGGGCTGAAGGCGGCGCTGCTTGCCGACCTCGTCGCGGCGCTGGGCGGATGGGCGTTCGTCGTGTTCGTCGCGGCGGCGGTCGCGGCGCGCGCCGTCGCGCTCTTTCCCTGGGTCGGGCTGCCCAACGCACGGGCCGGCGGGCTCGCTGCCGCCGCCGGACGGCCCACCGGCAAGGACTTCCGCATCGCTGTTCTGATGGCGCTCGGGATTACCGTGGTCCTGACCGTGTGGATCTCCCCGCTCGGCACGATCATCGCCGCGGTCGCGGCGGCGGCGAGTGCAATGGGGGTCGCGACCATTGCCGATCGCAAGATCGGAGGGCACACGGGCGATGTCATCGGTGCCGCAGTCGTCCTCGCTGACCTTTCATATTTGGCCGGTTTTACTATTTCTGTGGGATGA